In Abditibacteriaceae bacterium, one genomic interval encodes:
- a CDS encoding VWA domain-containing protein: protein MSTLHTRPTIEIIPSRAAVCTTGQTKLTLMVRIVPPAVEKKCERPPLNIGLALDRSGSMGGEKLAAAKAAAIFLLRQLTPRDRVSVTVFDDRVETIVPSTLATGIDAIEAAINRVDARGGTDLHKGWVQGGIQVGRYIEKGALNRVILLTDGQANQGETNPRVICRDVRGLLREDISTSALGFGLGYNEDLLEAMAEAGGGNYAFVESERQLERIFEVELQQLNATVGKIVSLGLEAKENVKIRDVYNDLKRNSLGRLMLRNLIAEQPIEVVTKVRVEASRNGGEVLGVRLAWTDPKTGERHVLREVLSLPAVTADEWAALPENEMVLQARALLKVNRLRQRAAEAVDAGDYDGARRYAAEGSTTAKTSLPADLAALEVASFTDFDQDLTTGEYSRAAKTSKFAAYQRRTSRRSDEA, encoded by the coding sequence ATGTCGACTCTTCACACCCGTCCCACCATCGAAATCATTCCCAGTCGCGCTGCTGTCTGCACCACGGGGCAGACGAAACTCACCCTCATGGTGCGTATCGTGCCACCTGCGGTTGAGAAAAAATGCGAGCGTCCGCCCCTCAACATCGGCCTGGCCCTCGACCGCTCGGGATCAATGGGTGGAGAAAAACTGGCAGCGGCCAAAGCCGCAGCGATCTTCCTGTTGCGCCAGTTGACCCCCCGCGACCGTGTCTCGGTCACGGTCTTCGATGACCGCGTCGAGACTATCGTTCCCTCGACACTCGCCACCGGCATCGATGCTATTGAGGCAGCGATTAACCGTGTCGATGCTCGTGGAGGCACCGACCTGCATAAGGGCTGGGTGCAGGGCGGCATTCAGGTCGGGCGCTATATCGAGAAAGGGGCACTCAACCGCGTTATTCTGCTCACTGATGGGCAGGCGAACCAGGGGGAAACAAACCCGAGAGTGATTTGCCGTGACGTGCGTGGGCTTCTCAGGGAGGACATCAGCACCAGCGCTCTGGGCTTCGGGCTTGGCTATAACGAGGACTTGCTGGAGGCAATGGCAGAAGCGGGTGGCGGCAACTACGCGTTCGTTGAGAGCGAGAGGCAGCTCGAGCGCATCTTCGAGGTGGAGTTGCAGCAACTGAACGCCACGGTGGGGAAGATCGTCAGCCTTGGACTCGAGGCTAAAGAGAATGTCAAGATCCGGGATGTCTACAACGACCTCAAGCGCAACAGCCTGGGACGTCTGATGCTGCGCAACCTGATCGCGGAGCAGCCGATCGAGGTCGTTACCAAAGTCCGTGTCGAAGCCTCCCGCAACGGCGGTGAAGTTCTCGGTGTGCGTTTGGCGTGGACCGATCCTAAAACGGGCGAGCGGCATGTGCTTCGCGAAGTCCTGTCGCTCCCTGCGGTGACCGCGGATGAATGGGCGGCGTTGCCCGAAAACGAGATGGTCCTTCAGGCTCGTGCGCTCCTCAAGGTCAACCGTCTGCGCCAGCGCGCCGCCGAAGCGGTTGATGCCGGTGACTATGACGGGGCACGACGTTATGCCGCTGAAGGTTCGACGACAGCGAAGACATCATTGCCCGCCGATCTAGCCGCTCTAGAAGTCGCGTCGTTCACGGACTTTGACCAGGACCTCACGACCGGCGAGTATTCACGGGCCGCGAAAACATCGAAGTTCGCTGCCTATCAGCGTCGCACCAGCCGGAGAAGCGATGAAGCCTGA
- a CDS encoding DUF6789 family protein, whose product MNKSFSGLIAGFAATLPMTIVMKWMHRRLPRTERYPLPPRQITVGVSEAVGLKQQLSENERSAVTLASHFAYGALSGGIYGVVSEKISGHPAVKGVAFGLFVWSGSYLVGLPALGLLRTATQQPARRNALMIVAHVVWGVSLGLFHAALQPEEAGV is encoded by the coding sequence GTGAATAAATCATTCAGTGGACTGATAGCCGGGTTCGCTGCCACCCTCCCCATGACAATAGTCATGAAGTGGATGCATCGACGCTTGCCGCGCACCGAGCGTTATCCTTTGCCTCCACGCCAGATTACCGTAGGCGTGTCCGAGGCGGTTGGGCTCAAACAACAACTCAGCGAGAATGAACGTTCCGCTGTGACGCTGGCGTCGCATTTCGCTTATGGCGCGTTGAGCGGCGGCATTTACGGCGTTGTCTCCGAAAAAATCTCCGGCCATCCTGCAGTCAAAGGAGTCGCCTTTGGCCTCTTTGTCTGGAGCGGCAGCTATCTGGTGGGCTTGCCTGCCCTAGGTCTGTTGCGCACGGCGACGCAGCAGCCGGCCCGACGCAATGCATTGATGATCGTGGCCCATGTTGTATGGGGCGTATCGCTCGGGCTGTTTCATGCCGCTCTCCAACCGGAGGAAGCGGGGGTGTAA
- a CDS encoding SMP-30/gluconolactonase/LRE family protein — protein MEDLISKRQSQRVVNDPAGPLLPQVGMSNYKVELIANAHCETGENPYWDPAQRIVYWTDIPAGRLFRYDVLAKDWERFYTGAQVGGFTLQEDNSLLLFRVNEIVRLHADGRVEVLIAGIDPQTGRFNDVIADPEGRVFAGTMAKNGGDMSGALYRVDTDGTVTKLFSGTNTANGMGFSPDLQKFYWTDTTAFTIFEFDYDRASGEISNRREFVNTAADEIKPDGMTVDREGCVWSAIYGGGMIRRYSPEGELMERVQLPVSRITSASFGGDELRELYITTAGGGDNSDTGDGALYRVAVEAQGRLEFRSRILLQ, from the coding sequence GTGGAGGACCTGATTTCTAAGCGACAAAGTCAACGCGTCGTCAATGATCCGGCAGGTCCTTTGCTGCCGCAGGTGGGCATGAGCAACTACAAGGTCGAACTCATTGCAAACGCGCACTGTGAGACGGGCGAAAACCCTTATTGGGACCCCGCACAGCGGATCGTCTACTGGACGGATATCCCCGCGGGTCGCCTTTTTCGTTACGATGTGCTCGCCAAAGACTGGGAAAGGTTTTATACAGGCGCGCAGGTAGGGGGCTTCACCCTGCAAGAAGATAACTCGCTCCTACTGTTTCGCGTCAACGAAATCGTACGCTTACACGCGGACGGCCGTGTTGAAGTGCTGATAGCGGGTATCGATCCGCAAACAGGGCGCTTCAACGATGTGATCGCCGATCCCGAAGGCCGGGTCTTCGCCGGAACTATGGCGAAGAACGGGGGCGATATGTCAGGCGCGCTTTATCGCGTTGACACCGATGGCACGGTGACGAAGCTTTTTTCAGGCACCAATACCGCGAACGGCATGGGTTTTTCACCCGATCTACAAAAGTTCTACTGGACGGATACAACAGCTTTTACCATCTTCGAGTTCGACTATGACCGTGCCAGTGGCGAAATTTCCAATCGCCGCGAGTTCGTCAATACTGCCGCGGATGAGATTAAGCCTGATGGCATGACGGTAGACAGGGAAGGCTGCGTCTGGTCGGCGATTTACGGTGGTGGCATGATACGTCGCTACTCACCCGAAGGCGAGCTGATGGAAAGGGTTCAATTACCGGTGTCCAGAATCACTTCTGCCAGCTTCGGCGGCGATGAACTGCGGGAGCTTTACATCACCACCGCAGGCGGCGGGGACAATTCCGACACCGGGGATGGTGCGTTGTATCGCGTCGCGGTCGAAGCGCAGGGGCGACTTGAGTTCCGTTCGCGCATTCTGCTCCAGTGA
- a CDS encoding MerR family transcriptional regulator: MNSLQEVRDDRTVFSLEEFVAVLNELLPRHLPEGRGDDRVRDLVNIRLVRYFATTGLLDEPLKQGREARYTYRHLLQLLVIRRLMAMGHTTSTVKQMTAGRDDAQLEALLHGEAHFAIESRAPSDRPHSDRLVSSPSMQSPMTSAPDWDEPEAEADEAMERAEESVLSEAMEQSEPAPNKALDFLKKIQERQGPSSHSRRAPHRTTGPSAGSGTSGPLPLKRWVRLEMAPGLEVHLREDYELPPSSFERDRLMAAILDEIKARRKPRR, from the coding sequence ATGAATAGCTTGCAGGAAGTTCGCGACGACCGGACCGTCTTCTCTCTTGAGGAGTTTGTTGCTGTCCTTAACGAACTCCTGCCGCGGCATCTCCCCGAAGGCCGTGGAGATGACAGGGTGCGCGATCTTGTCAACATCCGCCTCGTTCGGTACTTCGCGACAACGGGGCTGCTCGATGAGCCGCTTAAGCAGGGTAGGGAAGCGCGCTACACCTACCGGCACCTATTGCAGCTGCTGGTGATCCGCCGCCTAATGGCCATGGGCCACACGACCTCCACAGTGAAGCAGATGACAGCCGGGCGTGACGACGCCCAACTCGAAGCTCTTCTCCATGGCGAAGCCCACTTTGCCATTGAATCCAGAGCACCCTCTGACAGGCCGCACTCTGATCGTCTCGTGTCGTCGCCTTCAATGCAGTCACCGATGACATCGGCTCCCGATTGGGACGAACCGGAAGCGGAAGCTGACGAGGCAATGGAGCGGGCAGAGGAATCGGTCCTGTCGGAAGCGATGGAACAATCGGAGCCCGCGCCTAACAAGGCACTCGATTTCTTGAAGAAGATTCAGGAACGACAGGGGCCGTCATCGCACTCGCGTCGTGCCCCGCACCGGACCACGGGACCCTCCGCCGGTTCGGGCACTTCGGGCCCATTGCCACTCAAGCGCTGGGTCCGGCTGGAGATGGCACCGGGGCTTGAGGTCCATTTAAGAGAAGACTACGAGCTACCGCCCAGTTCCTTCGAGCGTGACCGCCTGATGGCCGCCATTCTCGACGAGATCAAGGCCCGCCGCAAGCCGCGTCGCTAA